In Acidobacteriota bacterium, one genomic interval encodes:
- a CDS encoding zinc-ribbon domain-containing protein → MICTHCGTEIAEKAIVCYRCGTATAVPQRRPAPRPSAGARVVPALALVALLLAALFMGQAAWGVDVPPAVPYTVAAIGVVVLVWRSVLRRRR, encoded by the coding sequence ATGATCTGTACACACTGCGGGACCGAGATCGCCGAGAAAGCCATCGTGTGCTACCGCTGCGGCACCGCCACGGCCGTGCCCCAGCGGCGTCCGGCACCCCGGCCGTCCGCGGGAGCGCGGGTCGTGCCCGCCCTCGCGCTCGTCGCCTTGCTCCTCGCGGCGTTGTTCATGGGGCAGGCGGCCTGGGGTGTCGATGTGCCCCCCGCGGTGCCGTACACCGTGGCGGCGATCGGCGTGGTCGTGCTCGTGTGGCGCAGCGT